A section of the Actinomycetota bacterium genome encodes:
- the ligA gene encoding NAD-dependent DNA ligase LigA → MPDPPDQSSHTDDPAAASRVEELRALIEYHNDRYYRLDDPEVSDTEYDELVRELAALEAAHPEVASPTSPTQRVGEAPTGAFAPVRHRRPMMSLDNVVDFAELSAWGKRMERFISGEVDYVCELKIDGIALSLLYEDGRFVRAATRGNGVVGDDVTANVRTIAGVPERLVPPAGGRRLPAVMEVRGEVYLPVSAFEELNRRQMEAGGRLFANPRNAAGGSLRQKDPRVTASRDLRFFTYQLGHADGGPAFRRHSETLEFLAAAGLPVNPEVRTVGSLEAVDEFCHGWLARRHDIDYEIDGVVVKVDDLAQRDELGATSKSPRWAIAYKFPPEEATTVLRAISVSIGPSGKATPFAELDPVRVSGSTVRVASLHNQDQVRLKDVRPGDTVFVRKAGDVIPEVVGPVLSKRPEGLPEWTFPSHCPACGGPLVRREGEAATFCINAECPAQRARRIEHFASRGAMDIEGLGEQRVQQLIDAGLLGDPADVYSLRAEDLSGLEGFAEVSVRNLLGAVEASRARPLANLLFALQVPMLGSTGAERLSDAFGHLDAVLAASEQELAAVDGIGPKIAASLRAFFDLDRNRQVVEKLRAAGVNFTGGRAEPTEAQTLAGKVVVVTGTLAGWSRDGAVEAVKARGGASPGSVSKKTDYVVVGAEPGAAKLRKAEELGVAVIDEEAFARLLETGSP, encoded by the coding sequence GTGCCCGACCCCCCCGACCAGTCCAGCCACACCGACGACCCTGCGGCCGCCAGCCGGGTCGAGGAGTTGCGGGCGCTGATCGAGTACCACAACGACCGTTATTACCGGCTCGACGACCCCGAGGTGTCCGACACCGAGTACGACGAGCTGGTGCGGGAGCTGGCCGCCCTGGAGGCGGCCCACCCCGAGGTGGCGTCCCCGACCTCGCCGACCCAGCGGGTGGGGGAGGCGCCCACCGGGGCGTTCGCCCCCGTGCGCCACCGGCGCCCGATGATGTCGCTCGACAACGTGGTCGATTTCGCCGAGCTGTCGGCCTGGGGCAAGCGCATGGAGCGGTTCATCTCCGGCGAGGTCGACTACGTGTGCGAACTGAAGATCGACGGCATCGCCCTGTCCCTGCTCTACGAGGACGGGCGGTTCGTGCGCGCCGCGACCAGGGGCAACGGGGTGGTGGGCGACGACGTGACGGCCAACGTGCGCACCATCGCCGGTGTCCCCGAGCGGCTGGTGCCCCCGGCCGGGGGCCGCCGGCTCCCCGCCGTGATGGAGGTGCGGGGCGAGGTCTACCTGCCGGTGTCCGCCTTCGAGGAGCTCAACCGCCGCCAGATGGAGGCTGGGGGCCGGCTGTTCGCCAACCCCCGCAACGCGGCCGGGGGTTCGCTGCGCCAGAAGGACCCCCGGGTGACGGCTAGCCGTGACCTGCGCTTTTTCACCTACCAGTTGGGGCACGCCGACGGCGGGCCCGCCTTCCGGCGCCACTCCGAGACCCTGGAGTTCCTGGCCGCGGCCGGCCTGCCCGTGAACCCCGAGGTCCGCACGGTGGGTTCGCTGGAGGCGGTGGACGAGTTCTGCCACGGTTGGCTGGCCCGGCGCCACGACATCGACTACGAGATCGACGGTGTGGTCGTCAAGGTCGACGACCTGGCCCAGCGCGACGAGCTGGGGGCCACGTCGAAGTCGCCCCGGTGGGCCATCGCTTACAAGTTCCCGCCCGAGGAGGCCACCACCGTGTTGCGGGCCATCTCGGTCTCGATCGGGCCCAGCGGCAAGGCCACGCCCTTCGCCGAGCTCGACCCCGTGCGGGTGAGCGGGTCGACGGTGAGGGTGGCCAGCCTGCACAACCAGGACCAGGTCCGCCTCAAAGACGTGCGCCCCGGCGACACCGTGTTCGTCCGCAAGGCGGGCGACGTGATCCCCGAGGTGGTGGGGCCGGTGCTGTCCAAGAGGCCCGAGGGCCTCCCCGAGTGGACGTTCCCCAGCCACTGCCCGGCGTGCGGGGGACCGCTCGTGCGCCGCGAGGGCGAGGCCGCCACCTTCTGCATCAACGCCGAGTGCCCGGCCCAGCGGGCCCGGCGCATCGAGCACTTCGCCTCCCGGGGCGCCATGGACATCGAGGGCCTGGGCGAGCAGCGGGTACAGCAGCTCATCGACGCCGGCCTGCTGGGAGACCCGGCCGACGTCTACTCCCTCAGGGCCGAGGACCTGTCCGGGCTCGAAGGCTTCGCCGAGGTGTCGGTGCGCAACCTCCTGGGGGCCGTCGAGGCGTCAAGAGCGCGCCCGCTGGCCAACCTGCTGTTCGCCCTCCAGGTGCCCATGCTGGGCTCGACGGGGGCGGAGCGGCTGTCGGACGCCTTCGGGCACCTCGACGCCGTGCTGGCCGCGTCCGAGCAGGAGCTGGCCGCGGTGGACGGGATCGGGCCCAAGATCGCGGCCAGCCTGCGGGCCTTCTTCGACCTCGACCGCAACCGCCAGGTGGTCGAGAAGCTGCGGGCCGCGGGGGTGAACTTCACAGGCGGGCGGGCCGAGCCCACCGAGGCCCAGACGCTGGCCGGCAAGGTCGTGGTCGTCACCGGCACGCTGGCCGGGTGGTCGCGCGACGGGGCGGTGGAAGCCGTCAAGGCCCGGGGCGGGGCCTCGCCCGGCAGCGTGTCCAAGAAGACCGACTACGTGGTGGTGGGGGCGGAGCCGGGGGCGGCCAAGCTACGCAAGGCCGAGGAGCTGGGCGTGGCGGTGATCGACGAGGAGGCCTTCGCCCGCCTTCTGGAGACGGGCTCCCCGTGA
- a CDS encoding MOSC domain-containing protein, whose translation MSPGVPRPVAPGPAVPGIVGLVSVNVARPAFLGLHRGQPVTSGIAKEPVAAEWLELDWVNLEGDGQADLEVHGGEDKAVYAYPSEHLAHWSADLGQDLGPAAFGENLTTAGWTEVDVGIGDLWGWGDAVLEVCQPRWPCYKLGMHRGDPGLPARFRASGRTGWYLRVLAPGRVPVAGPLVAAERHPEGLTVLDAHEARLAGPSDPRFARLLALAPLSEEWKHSLRRLVTDR comes from the coding sequence GTGAGCCCCGGGGTGCCCCGCCCCGTTGCTCCGGGCCCGGCTGTCCCCGGCATCGTCGGGCTGGTGTCGGTCAACGTGGCCCGGCCCGCCTTCTTGGGCCTGCACCGAGGCCAGCCGGTCACCAGCGGCATCGCCAAGGAGCCGGTGGCGGCCGAGTGGCTCGAGCTCGACTGGGTGAACCTCGAAGGCGACGGCCAAGCCGACCTCGAGGTCCACGGCGGGGAGGACAAGGCCGTCTACGCCTACCCGTCCGAGCACCTGGCCCACTGGTCGGCCGACCTGGGCCAGGACCTGGGACCGGCCGCCTTCGGGGAGAACCTCACCACCGCAGGCTGGACCGAGGTCGACGTGGGCATAGGCGACCTGTGGGGCTGGGGGGACGCCGTGCTTGAGGTGTGCCAGCCCCGCTGGCCGTGTTACAAGCTGGGCATGCACCGGGGCGACCCGGGCCTGCCGGCCCGGTTCCGGGCCAGCGGCCGCACGGGCTGGTACCTGCGGGTACTGGCCCCCGGGCGGGTGCCGGTGGCCGGCCCTCTGGTGGCGGCCGAACGCCACCCCGAGGGCCTGACCGTGCTCGACGCCCACGAGGCCCGCCTGGCCGGCCCGTCCGATCCTCGCTTCGCCCGCCTGCTGGCCCTCGCCCCCCTGTCCGAGGAGTGGAAGCACAGCCTGCGCCGCTTGGTCACCGACCGGTGA
- a CDS encoding HIT family protein, with product MFCRVVDGSEVADVVLDEPEAVAFLDHRPVFWGHVLLVPRGHHETLADLPGELVGPLFTTAQRLARAVEAGLGADGTFVAMNNRVSQSVPHLHVHVVPRRRKDGLRGFFWPRQRYPSDADRQATAAAIRAALTGR from the coding sequence CTGTTCTGCCGGGTGGTGGACGGGAGCGAGGTCGCCGACGTGGTGCTCGACGAACCGGAGGCGGTGGCCTTCCTCGACCACCGGCCGGTGTTCTGGGGCCACGTGCTGCTGGTGCCCCGCGGCCATCACGAGACGCTGGCCGACCTGCCAGGCGAACTGGTCGGGCCGCTGTTCACGACGGCCCAGCGGCTGGCCCGGGCCGTGGAGGCGGGGCTGGGGGCCGACGGCACGTTCGTGGCCATGAACAACCGGGTCAGCCAGAGCGTGCCCCACCTCCACGTCCACGTGGTGCCCAGGCGCCGCAAGGACGGGCTGCGGGGCTTCTTCTGGCCCCGCCAGCGTTACCCGTCCGACGCCGACCGCCAGGCCACGGCGGCCGCCATCCGGGCCGCGCTCACCGGTCGGTGA
- a CDS encoding PASTA domain-containing protein, with amino-acid sequence MASTRIADHIGRVLSGRYRISAAIGTGASAHVFLADDVRLGRRVAVKVLHPALAGDAAFLRRFRAEARAAAALSHPHILAVFDWGEEEDGPFIVTEFLGGGSLRAMLDRGHRLSPSQALLVGLEAARGLDYAHRRGLVHRDIKPANLLFDDEGRLRIADFGLARALAEAAWTEPTGALLGTARYAAPEQVRGTPLDGKADIYALAVLLVESVTGRVPFAADTTVGTILGRLERPLDVPEGLGPLVPVLAKAGQPDPAARPDAMAFGAALHALASKLPTPAALPLAGPAVFDDIEPVHDPDPTDMGPSAPPALPAPVPSATAPTVPDLVVPPEVRAAAATSNPAPAPAPAPAPAATPAVKPSKAGRRRRRGLRVTLTVVLALVCSAVGAFAFVQAQTPTHEVPALAQWGAEDARGELERLNFQVIVNPQYFDDEAEGRVVSQNPVAGTRMKEGQPVTLVVSLGRQPADVPDLAGMSRAEAVAALGQRGLVEGEVATRFSETVAKGNVIDWEPKGAGTRRGDSVDLLVSDGPEPREIPDVAGRTYEQAAKIITDSGLVAARDERYDNEVARDRVIGTRPAVGHKAERGATIVIVVSLGQPTVPNLSGKTAAEARAALEAVDLKLGQTYGPGGGRVLLTVPASGARVNRDTAVNIYLA; translated from the coding sequence GTGGCATCCACGCGCATCGCGGACCACATCGGCCGCGTGCTCAGTGGCCGGTACCGCATCTCGGCCGCCATCGGCACCGGAGCGTCGGCGCACGTGTTCCTGGCCGACGACGTCCGCCTGGGCCGGCGCGTGGCCGTCAAGGTGCTGCACCCGGCCCTGGCCGGCGACGCCGCCTTCCTGCGCCGGTTCCGGGCCGAGGCCCGGGCCGCGGCCGCCCTCAGCCACCCCCACATCCTGGCCGTCTTCGACTGGGGCGAGGAGGAGGACGGGCCGTTCATCGTCACCGAGTTCCTCGGCGGCGGGAGCCTGCGGGCCATGCTCGACCGAGGCCACCGGCTGAGCCCGTCCCAGGCCCTGCTCGTCGGTCTGGAGGCCGCCCGGGGCCTCGACTACGCCCACCGCCGGGGGCTGGTCCACCGCGACATCAAGCCTGCCAACTTGCTCTTCGACGACGAGGGACGGCTGCGCATCGCCGACTTCGGACTGGCCCGGGCCCTGGCCGAGGCGGCCTGGACCGAGCCCACCGGGGCCCTTCTGGGCACGGCCCGCTACGCCGCCCCCGAGCAGGTGCGGGGCACGCCCCTCGACGGCAAGGCCGACATCTACGCGCTGGCTGTCCTGCTGGTGGAGTCGGTCACCGGGCGGGTGCCGTTCGCAGCCGACACCACGGTGGGCACCATCCTGGGCCGGCTGGAGCGCCCCCTCGACGTGCCCGAGGGGCTGGGCCCGCTGGTCCCCGTCCTGGCCAAGGCGGGCCAGCCCGACCCGGCCGCCCGTCCCGACGCCATGGCCTTCGGGGCCGCCTTGCACGCCCTGGCCTCGAAGCTGCCCACCCCCGCCGCCCTGCCGTTGGCCGGGCCGGCGGTGTTCGACGACATCGAACCCGTCCACGACCCCGACCCGACAGACATGGGCCCGTCGGCGCCCCCTGCGCTTCCCGCCCCCGTCCCCTCGGCCACGGCCCCGACGGTGCCCGACCTGGTCGTTCCCCCCGAGGTCCGGGCCGCGGCCGCCACCAGCAACCCGGCTCCGGCCCCAGCCCCGGCCCCGGCCCCGGCGGCGACCCCGGCGGTGAAACCGTCCAAGGCGGGCAGGCGCAGACGCCGCGGGCTACGGGTGACCCTCACGGTCGTGCTGGCCCTGGTGTGCTCGGCCGTAGGGGCCTTCGCCTTCGTCCAGGCCCAGACTCCGACCCACGAGGTCCCGGCCCTGGCCCAGTGGGGTGCCGAGGACGCCCGGGGCGAGCTGGAGCGGCTCAACTTCCAGGTCATCGTCAACCCCCAGTACTTCGACGACGAGGCCGAAGGCCGGGTCGTCTCCCAGAACCCCGTCGCCGGCACCAGGATGAAGGAGGGCCAGCCCGTCACCCTGGTGGTGTCCCTGGGCCGCCAGCCGGCCGACGTGCCCGACCTGGCCGGTATGAGCAGGGCCGAGGCAGTGGCCGCCCTGGGCCAGCGGGGCCTGGTCGAGGGCGAGGTCGCGACCCGCTTCAGCGAGACGGTGGCCAAGGGCAACGTGATCGACTGGGAGCCCAAGGGGGCCGGCACCCGCCGGGGTGACTCGGTCGACCTCCTGGTCTCGGACGGCCCCGAGCCCCGGGAGATCCCCGACGTGGCCGGCCGCACCTACGAGCAGGCGGCCAAGATCATCACCGACTCAGGCCTGGTGGCGGCCCGCGACGAGCGCTACGACAACGAGGTGGCCCGAGACCGGGTCATCGGCACCCGCCCGGCTGTCGGCCACAAGGCCGAGAGGGGCGCCACCATCGTGATCGTCGTCTCTCTGGGCCAGCCCACCGTGCCCAACCTGAGCGGCAAGACGGCGGCCGAGGCCCGGGCCGCTCTCGAAGCCGTCGACCTCAAGCTGGGCCAGACCTACGGGCCCGGCGGGGGCCGGGTGCTGCTCACCGTCCCGGCCTCGGGCGCCCGCGTCAACCGCGACACGGCCGTGAACATCTACCTGGCCTGA
- a CDS encoding SCP2 sterol-binding domain-containing protein has translation MPDAFHFLSDEWITEARRIRDEHVGEGIPVPAPVKVNQLITDSPFGEEPVKAHLDTSSGELVMELDHVEAADVTITLEYETAKAIFVDGTAQAGMAAFMAGKIKVEGDLAKLIAAFQQINPTAFEASHVQRRIKQITLVEAEPPAGEEPTAVDDQGGAGEDVGGDGGEPEDRQAR, from the coding sequence GTGCCCGACGCCTTCCATTTCCTGTCCGACGAGTGGATCACCGAAGCCCGGCGCATCCGCGACGAACACGTCGGGGAGGGCATCCCCGTGCCCGCCCCGGTCAAGGTGAACCAGCTCATCACCGACTCGCCCTTCGGCGAGGAGCCAGTGAAGGCCCACCTCGACACCAGCTCGGGGGAGCTGGTCATGGAGCTCGACCACGTCGAGGCGGCCGACGTGACCATCACCTTGGAGTACGAGACGGCCAAGGCCATCTTCGTCGACGGCACCGCCCAAGCCGGGATGGCGGCCTTCATGGCCGGCAAGATCAAGGTCGAGGGCGACCTGGCCAAGCTCATCGCCGCCTTCCAGCAGATCAACCCCACCGCCTTCGAGGCCTCGCACGTCCAGCGCCGCATCAAGCAGATAACCCTCGTGGAGGCCGAGCCACCGGCGGGCGAGGAGCCCACGGCCGTCGACGACCAGGGCGGGGCCGGCGAGGATGTGGGTGGCGATGGGGGCGAGCCCGAGGACCGTCAGGCCAGGTAG